The proteins below are encoded in one region of Brachyspira intermedia PWS/A:
- a CDS encoding CAP domain-containing protein, with protein MKNYILIFLLLVIISCNNNATNPSNNISISTDAKEVFNLVNQERLKAGLTEYKLDAKLCEAANQRAKEIVEKYDHIRPDGREWDTVLDEYGFNSGAYIRGENIVAMRESASSAMNAWMNSQGHKDNILADYYTTIGVGVYEYNGSKYWVQIFLSDSFI; from the coding sequence ATGAAAAACTATATTTTAATTTTTTTATTGCTAGTTATAATATCTTGTAATAATAATGCTACTAATCCCAGCAATAACATATCAATAAGTACAGATGCTAAGGAAGTATTTAATTTAGTTAATCAAGAAAGATTAAAAGCAGGACTTACAGAATACAAATTAGATGCAAAATTATGTGAAGCTGCAAACCAAAGAGCCAAAGAAATAGTAGAAAAATATGATCATATAAGACCTGACGGAAGGGAATGGGATACTGTGCTTGATGAATACGGATTTAATTCAGGGGCTTATATTAGAGGTGAGAATATAGTTGCTATGAGGGAAAGTGCTTCTTCGGCTATGAATGCTTGGATGAACTCTCAGGGACATAAAGATAATATTTTAGCTGATTATTATACTACTATTGGTGTTGGAGTGTATGAATATAATGGAAGTAAATATTGGGTTCAGATTTTTTTGAGTGATTCTTTTATTTAA
- a CDS encoding ATP-binding protein encodes MKRRIIKIDEDKCTGCGICIPDCPEGALQVIDGKARLISDLFCDGLGACIKACPENAMEIEEREAEEYNESKVMENIVKGGINVIKAHLEHLRDHGEDKLFNEAVKYLKDHNMEVPNMEENKHCGCPGSMQKDMRNQLRGENNNNNVQMTSELRNWPIQLKLMNPNANYLDNADLLIAADCVPFSYPNFHSRFLKNKTLLMFCPKLDTDIDSYIEKLVNIFTNKNIKSISIVRMEVPCCGGVEMIVQKALEIAKKNIIIKEYIISIDGNII; translated from the coding sequence ATGAAAAGAAGAATAATAAAAATTGATGAAGATAAATGCACAGGCTGCGGAATATGCATACCTGATTGTCCGGAAGGAGCTTTACAGGTAATAGACGGAAAGGCAAGACTTATAAGCGATTTATTTTGTGATGGGCTTGGTGCTTGTATAAAGGCTTGTCCTGAAAATGCTATGGAGATAGAAGAGAGAGAAGCTGAAGAATATAATGAAAGCAAAGTAATGGAAAATATTGTAAAAGGCGGAATTAATGTTATAAAGGCTCATCTTGAACATTTAAGAGATCATGGAGAAGATAAGCTGTTTAATGAAGCTGTAAAATATTTAAAAGATCATAATATGGAGGTTCCAAACATGGAAGAAAATAAACATTGCGGCTGTCCGGGAAGCATGCAGAAAGATATGAGAAATCAACTCAGAGGTGAAAATAATAATAACAATGTACAAATGACTTCAGAATTGAGAAATTGGCCTATACAATTAAAATTAATGAATCCTAATGCTAATTATTTAGATAATGCAGATTTACTTATAGCTGCTGACTGCGTGCCTTTTTCTTATCCGAATTTTCATTCAAGATTTTTAAAAAATAAAACTCTTTTGATGTTCTGTCCAAAATTAGATACTGATATAGACAGCTACATAGAAAAACTAGTTAACATATTTACAAATAAAAATATTAAGTCTATATCTATAGTAAGAATGGAAGTTCCTTGTTGCGGAGGAGTTGAGATGATAGTGCAGAAGGCTCTTGAAATTGCTAAGAAAAATATAATAATTAAAGAGTATATAATTTCAATAGACGGCAATATAATTTAA
- a CDS encoding vWA domain-containing protein, which yields MFFGDFKFIVLYVFIPVLIILFIMSRRKVHKVLSIFTKNLNFQNDKNYKRISNLRIFSIIFMILAAACLIFALMQPKWGIIEQKIKTDNYMVTIALDLSRSMDADDVWPSRLERAKLEIEKFVKKTDNLSVALVGFAGTSFIASPFTQDMETFTYILDNLTTKSVTLQGTRIADALVTAKNTFNVDAVSKKSIILITDGEDHGGYFDDILKQLNEMNISVYTVGVGTEVGASISTDLGVREKSVISKRDDGTLKLIADSTHGKSYIAENVSLESIFDDMKQSMDSVSAVRNNRSYKERFQIFLAISAGLIFLASIFNILTQIKVRETIKEKIIKEKIMNRKSEVRNY from the coding sequence ATGTTTTTTGGAGATTTTAAATTTATAGTTTTGTATGTATTTATTCCTGTACTTATAATTTTATTTATTATGTCAAGGAGAAAAGTACATAAAGTTTTATCAATATTTACTAAAAACTTGAATTTTCAAAATGATAAAAATTATAAAAGAATATCAAATTTAAGAATATTCTCTATTATATTTATGATACTTGCAGCTGCATGCTTGATATTTGCTTTGATGCAGCCTAAATGGGGAATAATAGAGCAGAAAATAAAAACAGATAATTATATGGTAACTATAGCATTAGATTTATCAAGGTCAATGGATGCCGATGATGTATGGCCTTCAAGACTTGAAAGAGCTAAATTGGAAATAGAAAAATTTGTAAAAAAAACCGATAATTTATCTGTGGCATTAGTGGGTTTTGCAGGAACTAGTTTTATAGCTTCTCCTTTTACTCAGGATATGGAAACATTTACTTATATACTTGATAATTTAACAACTAAATCTGTTACTTTACAAGGTACTAGAATAGCTGATGCTTTAGTTACAGCTAAGAATACTTTTAACGTTGATGCTGTTAGTAAAAAATCTATTATATTAATAACTGACGGTGAAGATCATGGCGGTTATTTTGATGATATATTAAAGCAATTAAATGAAATGAATATCAGTGTATATACTGTAGGTGTTGGAACTGAAGTTGGGGCTAGCATAAGCACCGATTTAGGAGTGAGAGAAAAATCTGTTATTTCAAAAAGAGATGACGGTACATTAAAGCTAATAGCAGATTCTACTCATGGAAAAAGTTATATTGCAGAAAATGTTTCTCTTGAAAGCATATTTGATGATATGAAGCAGAGTATGGATAGTGTTTCAGCTGTGAGAAATAATAGAAGCTATAAAGAAAGATTTCAAATATTTTTGGCCATTTCTGCTGGTTTGATATTTTTAGCAAGCATATTTAATATATTGACTCAAATAAAGGTGAGAGAGACTATTAAAGAGAAGATAATAAAAGAAAAAATAATGAATAGAAAATCTGAAGTGAGGAATTATTAA
- a CDS encoding tetratricopeptide repeat protein translates to MKMKKISLLIIIFLFSFITNIYAFSFNEFTAKLDVDRANRLMKKGDYDGAVTLYEKALSKVPNSPEIFYNMGTTMSSIGDMNSALQLFDMAKKSFTDNTSKEMKSSVHYNAGLTRIEMKDYQGAINELVESLVNTPDDSNSKMALEYAQKKLEEQKQNNNAGPSMQQNQDQNQQGQSDNNNSGSGNNDQNNQDNQNNDNQDNQNNQNDQNQDNQNNQNNQNDQNNNNQDNQNNDGNNDGNNDNQNNNGGDNNQDNQNNNGGNNNQNDNQDSKSDIDRLLESLRQYRKDKDNGDQYYGGGRIDKDW, encoded by the coding sequence ATGAAAATGAAAAAAATCAGTTTATTGATTATAATATTTTTATTCAGCTTTATTACAAATATATATGCTTTTTCATTTAATGAGTTTACAGCAAAACTTGATGTTGACAGAGCAAATAGACTTATGAAGAAAGGCGATTATGACGGAGCTGTAACTTTATATGAAAAAGCTTTAAGTAAAGTACCTAATTCACCTGAAATATTTTATAATATGGGTACTACTATGTCATCTATAGGCGATATGAACAGTGCTCTTCAATTATTTGACATGGCTAAAAAAAGCTTTACAGATAATACAAGTAAAGAAATGAAAAGTTCAGTACATTATAATGCTGGACTAACTAGAATTGAAATGAAGGATTATCAGGGTGCTATAAATGAATTAGTTGAATCTCTTGTTAATACTCCAGATGACAGCAATTCAAAAATGGCATTAGAGTATGCACAGAAAAAATTAGAAGAACAAAAACAGAATAACAATGCAGGTCCTAGTATGCAGCAGAATCAAGATCAGAATCAGCAAGGACAAAGCGACAATAATAATAGTGGTTCTGGAAATAATGATCAAAATAATCAAGATAATCAGAATAATGATAATCAGGATAATCAAAATAATCAGAACGATCAAAATCAAGATAATCAAAATAACCAGAACAATCAAAACGATCAGAATAATAATAATCAAGATAATCAAAATAATGATGGAAATAATGATGGAAATAATGATAATCAGAATAACAATGGCGGAGATAATAATCAGGATAATCAAAACAATAATGGCGGAAATAACAATCAAAATGATAATCAAGACAGTAAATCAGATATAGACAGATTATTAGAATCTTTAAGACAGTATAGAAAAGATAAAGATAATGGAGATCAATATTACGGCGGAGGCAGAATTGATAAGGATTGGTAA
- a CDS encoding BatD family protein translates to MEINITAEAELIRIGNAALKYILAVFFIACSSLFSQTSINAKISDTKVGVGEVFTVSVTIDNSSGRVLIDDIPGLTLRGTSQSINMMYSSGTFKSIKTYNFTYVANSEGKYKFDHITVKVNNRTYISNPVEIEVVSAPTRNDDSYTPSGNRFNDFMNYADDIYVDNSINKKEVYMYEPIYITQKAYTHIPVTVLGFSKIPDRTDFISYSDSSKYNTFTEIIDGKRVNSIPLKREVLYPVKTGTKNILTTPFVFEKDGMFYDRVQYGEETFSIKVLPLPDRKGFENFSGAVGNFIFTTKVNKTNVAVGEELLITMEVAGEGNTSIITMPNINDNITNYFSVYQPKIYETNWFDDNKMLGRKVKEYILVAKNEGASSIDSIDFCYFSPNDKAYTNIHSNPISLTISGNKINNNSFINNDGEEINTISIRNTNLREDKNFKVLSINIIYIYILILIIASLIIYNAKRFSNIKFSFAKKNNKDNSIDDILNYYNSNNRKEYCKSVENLLLTAIKNKFNIQDDNVLYDKLKDYIDYEKANEIKNIIDKCNFELYSGKSSANEDYHTKSIELVKYIKELKIKK, encoded by the coding sequence ATGGAGATCAATATTACGGCGGAGGCAGAATTGATAAGGATTGGTAATGCAGCTTTAAAATATATATTGGCAGTGTTTTTTATTGCTTGTTCATCTTTATTTTCTCAAACCAGCATCAATGCTAAAATATCAGATACTAAAGTTGGTGTTGGAGAGGTGTTTACTGTTTCCGTAACTATAGATAATAGTTCAGGAAGGGTTTTAATAGATGATATTCCGGGGCTTACATTAAGAGGCACATCTCAGTCTATTAATATGATGTATTCTTCAGGAACTTTCAAATCTATAAAAACATATAATTTTACTTATGTTGCAAATAGCGAAGGTAAATATAAATTCGATCATATAACTGTTAAAGTTAATAATAGAACATATATATCCAATCCTGTAGAGATAGAAGTTGTAAGTGCTCCTACTAGAAATGATGATTCTTATACCCCAAGCGGAAACAGATTCAATGACTTTATGAATTATGCTGATGATATATATGTGGATAATAGCATTAATAAAAAAGAAGTATATATGTATGAGCCTATATATATAACACAAAAGGCTTATACTCATATTCCTGTTACAGTACTTGGGTTTTCTAAGATACCAGACAGAACAGATTTTATTTCATATTCGGATTCTTCAAAATATAATACTTTTACTGAAATAATAGACGGAAAAAGAGTAAACAGCATACCATTAAAAAGAGAAGTTCTTTATCCGGTAAAAACAGGTACTAAGAATATATTAACTACTCCTTTTGTATTTGAAAAGGACGGAATGTTTTATGACAGAGTACAATACGGAGAGGAAACTTTTTCTATAAAAGTGCTTCCGCTTCCTGACAGAAAAGGTTTTGAAAATTTTTCAGGTGCAGTTGGTAATTTTATTTTTACTACAAAAGTAAATAAAACTAATGTTGCTGTGGGAGAGGAGCTTTTAATTACAATGGAAGTTGCCGGAGAGGGTAATACTTCTATAATAACAATGCCCAATATTAATGACAATATTACAAACTATTTCTCTGTTTATCAGCCTAAAATATATGAAACTAATTGGTTTGATGATAATAAAATGCTTGGAAGAAAGGTTAAAGAATATATTTTAGTAGCTAAAAATGAGGGAGCTTCTTCTATTGATAGTATTGATTTCTGTTATTTCTCTCCTAATGATAAAGCTTATACTAATATACATTCTAATCCTATAAGCTTAACAATATCAGGAAATAAAATTAATAATAATTCATTTATTAATAATGACGGTGAAGAAATAAATACTATATCTATAAGAAATACTAATCTTAGAGAAGATAAGAATTTCAAAGTATTAAGCATTAATATAATTTATATTTACATATTAATATTGATAATTGCTTCTTTGATTATTTATAATGCTAAAAGATTTAGTAATATAAAATTTTCATTTGCTAAAAAAAATAATAAAGACAATAGTATAGATGATATTTTAAATTATTATAATTCTAATAATAGAAAAGAGTACTGTAAATCTGTAGAAAATCTTTTACTTACTGCTATAAAAAATAAATTTAATATACAAGATGATAATGTTTTGTATGATAAATTAAAAGATTATATTGATTATGAAAAAGCTAATGAAATAAAAAATATAATTGATAAATGTAATTTTGAATTGTATTCAGGAAAATCATCAGCAAATGAAGATTATCATACAAAATCTATAGAATTAGTAAAATATATAAAAGAATTAAAAATTAAAAAGTAA
- a CDS encoding SH3 domain-containing protein: MKKLIIVLLLFQSYYLCSAADLDKLNNLFESANKLYNDGKYLEANYLYKDIAASNFVSKDLYYNLASSYAAIGSNGYAVLYYEKALNISPFDKETKVMINSLTGNNDYDSQLIIIMYGFLMLFLVFFTLMIMMFIKSKKINKFLLMLSIVLLIPTAILNNNINSDYVITIDNANLYSGSSTKSSIVSQISEGEKLKVLEEYTNWYYVKGNFKGWISKSSAEKI; this comes from the coding sequence ATGAAAAAATTAATTATAGTATTACTTTTGTTTCAATCATATTATTTATGCAGTGCAGCTGATTTGGATAAATTAAATAATTTATTTGAATCTGCTAATAAACTTTATAATGACGGCAAATATTTAGAGGCTAATTATTTGTATAAAGATATTGCGGCATCTAATTTTGTTTCAAAAGATTTGTATTATAATTTAGCTTCATCTTATGCAGCTATAGGAAGCAATGGATATGCAGTTCTTTATTATGAAAAGGCTTTGAATATATCTCCTTTTGATAAGGAAACAAAAGTGATGATAAATTCATTAACAGGCAATAATGATTATGATTCACAACTTATAATTATAATGTATGGATTTTTAATGCTGTTTTTGGTATTTTTTACTTTAATGATAATGATGTTTATAAAGAGTAAAAAAATAAATAAATTTTTATTAATGCTTTCAATAGTTCTTTTAATACCTACTGCAATATTAAATAATAATATAAATTCTGATTATGTAATAACAATAGATAATGCCAATCTATACAGCGGAAGCAGTACAAAGTCATCTATAGTTTCACAAATATCTGAAGGCGAGAAATTGAAAGTACTTGAAGAATATACTAATTGGTATTATGTTAAAGGTAATTTCAAAGGCTGGATAAGTAAAAGTTCTGCTGAAAAAATATAA
- the mnmA gene encoding tRNA 2-thiouridine(34) synthase MnmA, which produces MQKIAVGMSAGVDSTTTAKLLKEQGNDVFGVTMLLWNGDERAPLSGSCYSPYQKNIVGECEKYAKAIGIDYYAFDVSEMFKKKVIDYVTESYKKGFTPNPCIMCNSQIKFMALFEAIEKQGLEFDKFATGHYAGVKYDEKTKRYLLLRGKNLIKDQSYFLYRLTQDQLSKIMFPMHENTKEDTRNIAREYNLDVAEKSESQDFFAGEYHRLFDEDKEGNIINIDTNEILGHHKGIWHYTVGQRKGLGIAYKDPLFIVSLDSETNTVYVGNKNHTFVNEVKIYDVNWIAEPMQKEFEALVKTRSAHKGTMATVIPIDENTINIKFHEPTGIIAKGQSCVCYDNDITLCGGIVY; this is translated from the coding sequence ATGCAAAAAATAGCGGTTGGAATGAGTGCAGGAGTTGATTCTACTACTACAGCAAAACTTTTAAAAGAGCAAGGTAATGATGTATTCGGTGTTACTATGCTTTTATGGAATGGAGATGAAAGAGCACCTTTAAGTGGTTCTTGTTATAGCCCTTATCAGAAAAATATTGTAGGGGAATGCGAAAAATATGCAAAGGCAATAGGTATAGATTATTATGCATTCGATGTAAGCGAGATGTTTAAGAAAAAAGTTATAGATTATGTTACTGAATCTTATAAAAAAGGATTTACTCCAAACCCTTGTATAATGTGTAATAGTCAGATTAAATTTATGGCTTTATTTGAGGCTATAGAGAAACAAGGTTTAGAATTTGATAAATTTGCTACAGGACATTATGCTGGTGTAAAATACGATGAAAAAACTAAAAGATATCTTCTTTTAAGAGGAAAAAATTTAATAAAAGATCAGTCATATTTTTTGTACAGACTCACTCAAGATCAATTATCTAAAATAATGTTTCCAATGCATGAAAATACAAAAGAAGATACAAGAAACATCGCAAGAGAATATAATTTAGATGTTGCAGAAAAGAGTGAGAGTCAAGATTTTTTTGCAGGCGAGTATCATAGATTATTTGACGAAGATAAAGAAGGTAACATAATAAATATAGATACTAATGAAATATTGGGACATCATAAAGGAATATGGCATTATACAGTAGGTCAGAGAAAAGGTTTGGGTATAGCCTATAAAGATCCTTTATTTATAGTATCATTAGACAGCGAAACAAATACTGTTTATGTTGGAAATAAAAATCATACATTTGTTAATGAAGTAAAAATATATGATGTTAATTGGATAGCTGAACCAATGCAAAAAGAATTTGAAGCATTAGTTAAAACTAGAAGTGCCCATAAAGGTACTATGGCTACTGTCATTCCAATAGATGAAAATACTATTAATATAAAATTTCATGAACCTACAGGAATTATAGCTAAAGGACAATCATGTGTATGCTATGATAATGATATAACTTTATGCGGAGGCATTGTTTATTGA
- a CDS encoding thioredoxin fold domain-containing protein: MNKLYIIIFSFVLLVSCSNAGKINWENDFDVSVEKSKSENKIIMMDIYTDWCGACKEMDKTTFKNKSVIDSSTNFIALKFNPEKMPNGEDILKKYNILGFPTMLFINSDGFILKRIVGYIESDELINEMNGMNKRNDKVKDIFKDDNISLDKLDIYLESGYDNEALDMYNKLAKENKIPEDKMPRYMSSIALLLLDNNKQEEGMKYFDEIISKYSNYNEVYIAHYYKALDMIVNNAQTNEGIKYIENLTNQVPDGIKNEYLDFIDYFSSN; this comes from the coding sequence ATGAATAAATTATATATAATTATTTTTAGCTTTGTATTGCTAGTATCATGTTCTAATGCTGGTAAAATAAATTGGGAAAATGATTTTGATGTATCAGTTGAAAAATCAAAATCTGAAAATAAAATAATAATGATGGATATATATACGGATTGGTGCGGTGCATGCAAAGAAATGGATAAAACTACTTTTAAAAATAAAAGTGTAATTGATAGCAGCACAAATTTTATAGCATTAAAATTCAATCCTGAAAAAATGCCTAATGGTGAAGATATACTAAAAAAATATAATATATTAGGTTTTCCTACTATGCTTTTTATAAATAGTGACGGATTTATTTTAAAAAGAATAGTAGGCTATATTGAAAGCGATGAATTAATAAATGAAATGAATGGCATGAATAAAAGAAATGATAAAGTAAAAGATATTTTTAAAGATGATAATATTTCATTGGATAAGTTAGATATATATCTTGAGTCAGGTTATGACAATGAGGCTTTAGATATGTATAATAAACTAGCAAAAGAAAATAAAATACCTGAAGATAAAATGCCTAGATATATGTCAAGCATTGCTCTCTTGCTTTTAGATAATAATAAGCAGGAAGAAGGAATGAAATATTTTGATGAAATAATAAGTAAATATAGTAATTATAATGAAGTTTATATAGCTCATTATTATAAAGCTTTAGATATGATAGTTAATAATGCTCAGACAAATGAGGGTATAAAATATATAGAGAATCTCACAAATCAAGTTCCAGATGGAATAAAAAATGAGTATTTAGACTTTATAGATTATTTTAGTTCTAATTAA
- a CDS encoding thioredoxin fold domain-containing protein: MNKNILMVLVIIFASIISCNNASAEIKWEKDLATAKKKAKEKNVPIMIDVYTDWCTWCKELDKNTYSHKDVIDVAKKMVSIKLNPETSEEGAEIAQRYGVQGFPTILFISADGFILENVGGYVEGEKFVPYMKNAIEKLDKVNSVLANKEPTLEKLDLYLESGNEVESQKIYDALIQKKAISKEKMPKYLLGFGLIKAQKRDYDNANKYFDDIIKNYPNSEEVYIAHYYKAVMMALAGEKDEPKKYLEKLLDDPKVPENMKVQYENLLSYINENN; this comes from the coding sequence ATGAATAAAAATATATTAATGGTTCTTGTCATAATATTTGCATCTATTATTTCATGCAACAATGCGAGTGCTGAAATAAAATGGGAAAAAGATTTAGCTACAGCCAAGAAGAAAGCTAAAGAGAAAAATGTTCCTATAATGATAGATGTTTATACTGATTGGTGTACTTGGTGTAAAGAATTAGACAAAAATACTTATTCACATAAAGATGTTATAGATGTTGCTAAAAAAATGGTTTCTATTAAATTAAATCCTGAAACTTCAGAAGAAGGTGCAGAGATAGCACAGAGATATGGCGTTCAAGGATTTCCTACAATACTTTTTATAAGTGCTGACGGTTTTATATTGGAAAATGTAGGCGGATATGTTGAAGGTGAAAAATTTGTTCCTTATATGAAAAATGCCATAGAAAAATTGGATAAAGTAAATTCGGTATTAGCAAATAAAGAGCCTACTTTGGAAAAATTAGATTTGTATTTAGAATCAGGCAATGAAGTAGAATCTCAAAAGATATATGATGCTTTAATTCAGAAAAAAGCTATATCTAAAGAAAAAATGCCTAAATATTTACTTGGTTTTGGTTTGATAAAAGCACAGAAAAGAGATTATGATAATGCTAATAAATATTTTGATGATATAATAAAAAATTATCCTAATTCTGAAGAGGTTTATATAGCACATTATTATAAAGCTGTTATGATGGCTTTAGCTGGTGAAAAAGATGAACCTAAGAAATATTTAGAGAAACTTCTTGATGATCCTAAAGTTCCTGAGAATATGAAAGTGCAGTACGAAAATCTATTATCATATATAAATGAAAATAATTAA
- a CDS encoding glycosyltransferase family 2 protein translates to MISIIIPVYNVSKYLRACLDSVINQTYKDLEIICINDGSTDDSLDILREYANKDNRIVIIDKKNAGVSAARNDGIDKAKGEYLFCIDSDDYIDNNFIEVFYNNAKKNNSDLVVLSSFWKLDKRVNKDYHSALPTCSMFIKNSILDNYKYLRYPLNVQPGEDGIFSHELLMYTNNVSFEYSVNYHYVKRPGQDSQRAVKEPKILLEAIPKWFELLDDFYTKYNFWDRKSLSFAKYIEGEAFLAFRTKNFIPDDERKIFDIIKNTLNKVLKNIDKEDYNKYFSKEFIIFIESNTIKEYYSKIKYKYNYIRFTLFGKDVSIRYRENRYKYYKNDK, encoded by the coding sequence ATGATTAGTATAATAATACCTGTTTATAACGTTTCAAAATATTTAAGAGCTTGTTTAGATAGTGTAATTAATCAGACATATAAAGATTTAGAAATAATATGTATTAATGACGGATCTACTGATGATTCTCTTGATATATTGAGAGAGTATGCAAATAAAGATAATAGAATAGTTATAATAGATAAAAAAAATGCTGGAGTATCTGCGGCAAGAAATGATGGAATAGATAAAGCTAAAGGTGAATATTTATTTTGTATTGATAGTGATGATTATATAGATAATAATTTTATTGAAGTTTTTTATAATAATGCTAAAAAAAATAATAGCGATTTAGTGGTATTAAGCAGTTTTTGGAAGTTAGATAAAAGAGTAAATAAAGATTATCATTCAGCACTTCCAACTTGTTCAATGTTTATCAAAAACTCTATATTGGATAATTATAAATATTTGAGATATCCTTTGAATGTTCAGCCTGGAGAAGACGGTATATTTTCGCATGAACTTTTAATGTATACTAATAATGTTAGTTTTGAATACAGTGTAAATTATCATTATGTGAAAAGGCCTGGACAGGATTCGCAAAGAGCTGTTAAAGAACCTAAGATATTATTAGAAGCTATACCAAAATGGTTTGAGTTATTAGATGATTTTTATACTAAATATAATTTTTGGGATCGTAAGTCTTTATCATTTGCTAAATATATTGAAGGCGAGGCTTTTCTTGCATTTAGAACAAAAAATTTTATTCCTGATGATGAGAGAAAAATTTTTGATATTATAAAAAATACTTTAAATAAAGTTTTAAAAAATATTGATAAAGAAGATTATAATAAATATTTTTCTAAAGAGTTTATTATTTTTATAGAGTCTAATACAATAAAAGAGTATTATAGTAAAATAAAATACAAATATAATTATATAAGATTTACACTATTCGGAAAAGATGTATCTATACGGTATAGAGAAAACAGATACAAATATTATAAAAATGATAAATAA
- a CDS encoding DUF362 domain-containing protein — protein sequence MSKVAVIKCENYDLEEVKSAIEKAIDLIGGIDLFVKENDKVLLKPNFLAAETAERSVTTHPVVFEAVVSILQEKTENISYGDSPGIGKGSSVALKSGIDEIANKLNVKYADFEEPVGVTYEDGVQEKSFTIAKPIQEADVIISLPKLKSHALTTMTGAVKNQFGCIPGFRKAEYHLKLPDFEDFSTMLLDLNKLVSPKLYIMDGILAMEGNGPRNGNPRKVNALIVSNDAVALDYVASKIISFDYNSIPTLKMGFKHGFSNKEEIEVVGDGIESVKVTDFKKPHKGIGIGRSLMKLSKFPLIKRLFATIIPKPVIEKNKCVKCGVCVKVCPVTPLALNFDKKGKDYPPEYYYKNCISCYCCQELCPHKAIVLKRKF from the coding sequence ATGAGTAAAGTTGCTGTAATAAAATGTGAAAATTATGATTTAGAAGAAGTTAAATCTGCTATTGAAAAAGCTATAGATTTGATTGGCGGAATAGATTTATTTGTTAAAGAAAATGATAAGGTATTGCTTAAGCCTAATTTTCTAGCTGCTGAAACTGCTGAAAGATCTGTAACAACTCATCCAGTAGTATTTGAGGCTGTTGTATCTATACTTCAGGAAAAAACTGAAAATATTTCTTATGGAGATTCTCCGGGAATAGGTAAGGGTAGCAGTGTAGCATTGAAGTCCGGTATAGATGAAATAGCTAATAAATTGAATGTCAAATACGCTGATTTTGAAGAGCCTGTAGGTGTTACTTATGAGGACGGAGTACAGGAGAAAAGTTTTACTATAGCAAAGCCTATACAGGAAGCTGATGTAATAATAAGTTTACCGAAATTAAAATCACATGCCCTTACAACTATGACAGGAGCAGTAAAAAATCAATTCGGATGCATACCCGGTTTTAGAAAAGCTGAATATCACTTGAAGCTTCCAGATTTTGAAGATTTTTCTACTATGCTTCTTGATTTGAATAAACTAGTTAGTCCAAAACTTTATATAATGGACGGAATTCTAGCTATGGAAGGAAACGGACCTAGAAACGGAAACCCTAGAAAAGTTAATGCTTTAATAGTTTCTAATGATGCTGTAGCTTTGGATTATGTTGCTTCCAAAATAATATCATTCGATTATAATAGTATACCAACTTTGAAAATGGGATTTAAACATGGATTTTCAAATAAAGAGGAAATAGAAGTTGTTGGCGATGGTATAGAAAGTGTAAAAGTAACAGATTTTAAAAAACCGCATAAAGGAATAGGTATAGGAAGAAGTTTAATGAAGTTAAGCAAATTCCCTCTAATCAAAAGACTTTTTGCAACTATAATACCTAAACCTGTAATAGAAAAAAATAAATGTGTAAAATGCGGTGTTTGCGTAAAGGTTTGCCCTGTAACACCATTAGCACTTAATTTTGATAAAAAAGGTAAAGATTATCCGCCTGAATATTATTATAAAAATTGTATATCTTGTTATTGCTGTCAGGAATTATGCCCTCATAAAGCTATAGTATTAAAAAGAAAATTTTAA